A single window of Eleginops maclovinus isolate JMC-PN-2008 ecotype Puerto Natales chromosome 19, JC_Emac_rtc_rv5, whole genome shotgun sequence DNA harbors:
- the LOC134881974 gene encoding kelch repeat and BTB domain-containing protein 11 codes for MNEGLRQGGGAITVEADVILHAMNPDLVTPPDKDVDLCQSYVEGLLQNDQGFSPSPVSEKEYLLDGRPMENNRSQKGNGSYFSSDDQFPLSNDKGIVPQNCTSNETHNGARAKVSYSTDSAIQAKQETDWSDLKSNFEVRDSSQEAEKTQHQEETDLVIEVGGQKINAHKSVLAEKSDYFKARLSRDILKVKGLSYKTLTTLVDYVYTSQMNVSKANIVDVITGAKILQMPCAVQAAMDSMSEQITAENCYEILNIAKKQRLSELKETAYGFMSDNFLQVLKDPSVYGRLNGSERDLILKKRLNGRQTLMVAEINDVFDRVGSRPASRCSSRPQSPLSGGSLEDNHMIYNFNETANDWRPLTSMPEDINTKGCGICTMYNYLFVAGGIKGYGEKGKVSDKVFCYNPITNNWAEIKPLTQARSQLKLVSMDGYLYAIGGECLFTVEKYDPRMDRWTSVAPLPKGAFAVAHEATTCGGELYVSGGSLFYRLLKYDTKRDEWQECPYNNSRKKSSDMVAFKSFIYRFDVNREQGITVVKYNSIVKMWHDCASQKLGSHLPFRCAVIGNCIYCVNKSQTLQFVVEEDNAFFVEEMLRAPLEAKGVLFPFVLTLPEKPEKVT; via the coding sequence ATGAACGAGGGTCTCAGGCAGGGAGGAGGGGCTATAACTGTGGAGGCGGATGTTATCCTCCACGCCATGAACCCTGACCTCGTCACACCTCCTGATAAAGATGTGGATTTATGTCAAAGTTACGTCGAAGGATTACTGCAGAATGACCAGGGTTTCAGCCCTTCTCCAGTGTCTGAGAAGGAATACCTGCTGGATGGAAGACCAATGGAGAATAACCGAAGCCAGAAAGGCAACGGCTCATACTTTTCCAGCGATGATCAGtttcccctctccaatgataaGGGAATAGTGCCACAAAATTGTACAAGCAATGAAACGCACAATGGCGCCAGAGCTAAAGTGTCTTACAGTACAGATTCTGCTATCCAAGCCAAACAGGAAACTGATTGGTCAGACCTTAAATCGAACTTTGAGGTCAGGGACAGCAGTCAGGAAGCTGAAAAAACTCAGCATCAGGAAGAAACTGATTTAGTCATCGAAGTTGGTGGGCAGAAGATCAACGCTCACAAATCTGTCCTGGCAGAGAAGAGTGACTACTTCAAAGCACGGCTGTCAAGGGACATCCTGAAAGTCAAGGGATTGAGTTACAAGACTTTGACGACATTAGTAGACTATGTGTACACTTCTCAGATGAATGTCTCCAAGGCCAATATTGTCGATGTCATCACAGGGGCTAAAATCCTCCAGATGCCCTGTGCCGTACAGGCCGCCATGGACTCCATGTCCGAACAAATCACTGCAGAGAACTGCTACGAGATCCTGAACATCGCCAAAAAGCAGAGGCTCAGCGAACTGAAGGAGACCGCCTACGGATTCATGAGCGACAACTTCCTCCAGGTCCTCAAAGACCCCTCTGTGTACGGTCGCCTGAATGGGTCTGAGCGAGATCTGATCCTGAAGAAGAGGTTGAATGGAAGGCAGACTCTGATGGTTGCAGAGATAAACGATGTGTTTGATCGCGTTGGGAGCCGCCCAGCGAGCCGGTGCAGCAGTCGACCGCAGAGCCCGTTGTCGGGTGGGTCTTTGGAGGACAACCATATGATTTACAACTTCAACGAAACAGCAAATGACTGGAGACCTTTAACTTCAATGCCTGAGGACATTAACACTAAAGGGTGCGGTATCTGCACCATGTACAACTACCTGTTTGTGGCCGGGGGGATAAAGGGCTACGGGGAGAAGGGCAAAGTTTCAGACAAGGTTTTCTGTTACAACCCCATAACCAACAACTGGGCTGAGATCAAACCTCTGACCCAAGCTCGCTCCCAACTAAAGCTTGTGTCAATGGATGGCTACTTGTACGCCATTGGAGGGgaatgtttgtttacagtggAAAAATATGACCCTCGCATGGACCGATGGACCTCTGTGGCCCCACTACCCAAAGGAGCCTTTGCAGTGGCCCACGAAGCCACAACCTGCGGCGGAGAACTTTACGTTTCAGGAGGCTCTCTGTTCTACCGCCTCCTGAAGTACGACACTAAGAGGGACGAGTGGCAGGAGTGCCCCTACAACAACAGCAGGAAGAAGTCCAGCGACATGGTGGCCTTCAAAAGCTTCATTTACCGATTTGATGTCAACCGCGAGCAGGGCATCACCGTGGTTAAGTACAACAGCATTGTGAAGATGTGGCACGATTGCGCATCACAGAAGCTCGGAAGTCATTTACCCTTCAGGTGTGCCGTGATCGGGAACTGCATCTACTGTGTGAACAAGAGCCAGACTCTACAGTTTGTAGTGGAGGAGGACAACGCCTTCTTTGTTGAGGAGATGCTCAGGGCGCCTCTGGAGGCAAAAGGCGttcttttcccttttgttcTCACTTTGCCAGAAAAGCCCGAAAAAGTTACATAG